The window cgccattgCGACAACCAATTAAATAGATGACgttacaatacaaatgaaacggtGCGCGAAAGCATGCGTACTCGCTCTGTACTCGGCCTCATTAAACTCATGGTTACAATAGTtgaaaaaaactaaataattacatgtaaatgtatgacaAACTTGATtgtttatcatatatgattGCCTGAAATATCTTGTTGATATCACTTTagaaatagaataaatatattcaagTAATATATACTACTAttaatttgtcaaaatatcaGTTTTTTTGTTAAACTTGTGTTCTTGGGTGATTTTGCAAATTTCAGGCAAAATCATTCCgagatcaaaatattttttgttattaatagTTTTAGAATGTTATCCTCAAACAAAGTAGAGGTGTTTAACTGGGTATAAAATTTAACATATCAAGAAAGTTTCAATGTATTCTTGTACTTGTACTCTATATAGCTATTATTACAAAGGACTGAAGAATCTTGCTTTAGCTGTTACATTTGCAATTTGaaatatgtacagtaaaactcataTACACTGATATAGTGaaatcttatacatgtagttaagtcTTTTTTGAGTCCCCAGTAAGATTCTTAACAAAtcattgcaaaattttacgATGACAACAAATTTGGATAAAGCGAATTGAAGGAGATAGCGATCTGATTTCCagtcccgtagaggtgaataatGACGAAATTTACCTTAACGTTCTTATaacaaatttctttacagtttaaaaagtttgcGCTACCATTTTACATTATAgcttgaatgaatttattttcacagaaATTCTTCAATTGACAGCCAGATTATTACAGGTATCAAAAGCAAAAGAATGTATTtttcacaggtgcttgaggacaggatccccccccccccccccagtatatagacccccgggactttatttttctttttttattaaattatccttttatgacaaatttctaatctaatttatacattcaatgcccaaaattacctaaaacaaacattttttttaaaatcagaccctctacatatataatacaatgtaccaTCTTCAAAAGCGAAGGGTGACAATCCATAGTGTTTCTCTACTCAATAACATCGTGGATTGTCACCCTTGGCGAGTGAAGAGGGAGGTAATCAGGGCCTAAAATAAATCATGGCTCAATGATCTAAGACCAGaaaatttagatttaatttgttaGTGTGTTTTTAAAGGAGCAAAAGCCCTCCATgccagttttttttcttcaaaatctttTCTTAATATATTGGTCAAGTGTGAATGTGAAATAGAAATTCTTGATTAATTGAACAGTAAATGTAGTAAAAAATCTATTCCTGCAAATGTGAAGGTACTGGTAgcattattttaaatgtatgaaCAATGTTGTAGTTGAAGAAATGGAGAGTGAGGAAGAGGAGACCATGGTATCAGTTGCCGGAAAGATGGTTCCACTCAACGAAGTCACGGACGAGATGGTGTCCAAAATGTCTCCCGAGGAGAAAGAGGACTACATCAGACTGGGACAAGAGttgtatcaaaatatgtatgAATAAATGTATCCATAATTTTTGTATTAGGGTGTGTTATTTTATCTCCTGAATGATTTGCAGCCTGTGATGTTGAAAGTATGACAGCAATGCAGTTTACAGTCTGACAGCACTATGAAATGACAGTCTTGCAGTAGACAGTGCAGTTGACATCATGACAGCTATAAAGTTAACAGTCTGACAGCTGAGTATTGTAGTTGAAAGTCTGGCAGCTGTTAAGTTGACAGCTGTGCAGACTGGACAGTTATGCAGTTGACAGTTGTATAGTTTACAGGTTATAATGGCTGTATAGTTGAAGTCTGAAGGTTATGCAGATGAAAGCTGTACATGCCATGTCAGTTGATCTGCAAgacaacaacttcctattttgaaaactgcatGTATGAAGATTTTTCCTGCCATTTTCATCAAATGCAGTTTAAAATGgaagaataaaattgtttaaaaaatgagctCATATATTTTATCTTAGTCCCTTTAGGATTcacaatcaaaatcaaatgttccaaataaaaacattattgaCAACCGAGAATAATGAAATGTCGAGAGCTCGACACATTAGTTTCCCCAATTTCCAAATAAACTCTTCagtaaagaaaacaagaaacgGTGTAAGCGTTCAGAAGGTGAAGGTCATCAAAACACAAACGCACGGGATGATCAAAATACGAGGACGTGTTAGATATCACGCAGGGTCACTGGCACGACAAACTATGAATGCACATCGATTAAGGTAGTTACGAAATGAATTTTCAAGATTTGAATGTGTAAATTGCTGACCAAAGTTTAGGCGAAACAGAGGGATTGACTGTTGGCATGATGATTATGATAATATTGGCATTTGCATCGAATATGAACAGGTGAGCTGCAAATGGTTTGCCAGCAAGTTTTTGTAGGTCTAATCATAGGTTGCAGATGGATTATTTATATTGATTTGTCTGTCATATTTCCTCTGTTGCCGTCGAGAACATAGTCATAATAGTGTTTTCCACTTTTTACGTAACTGGGAAAATTTAAATCgtatacaataatacatgtgtgTAGATCCAATTAGCGGTACTGTAGTACAGGTGCAGTACAATCACTAGATTTAGCTATATAGTTTGATTTACCTACATAGATTATTTATCTACCTGAAGTAGGTTTGTTTGGCTACCTTTatgaaattttgcattttttgtaaaatacaaaatgtccCATGGACATGATTGAACTGCCAACCTTTATTAAATTGTGTACTGtgtagttttaaaaaagcaaccCAGAGCAAAAATAGTTAAAACATCATTGCTTTTGAGCAGTTTTAAGCAAAACATGCATTTCTATTGTTTGAGTCACGTGTGTATGATGAGGCATGGGTAAGTGTGATTACTTCACATTGTGCTgaattattaccaatcaatCATCATGTTAATGAGAACTGTACTTCTTTGTTATTCTATTTAAGAAGTACATTTACCTGTTTGTGGTAACACATTAACAGTTACACTAATTAGCCTGAAAATGTTTAGAACCTTGCTGCAATTGTGTTGAAAGAGCAACATTTTCAAGAGtgattatattacatgtattgtaaacttttcaaatcagttcaaagttgaaaattatcGCTGCAACTAAGTGCAACTTTTTGTACTCTagggtacttcactacacctgtacacgagacttatactttttaagacactacgtcacaagatggcgatttaagtGTTTTGTTAagctgtttgtatcaatcgattcagatgcaTATCATCATAGctccatcttcgctagccaagggtttccgaTACACTACGCTTCTCGAGAAGCGTAGTGTAtcggaaacccttggctagcgaagatgcataGCTCAGTAGTTAAAGTATCGGGCTAGTTAACCGCATGAGTTCGAATCggcctggggcttttgttcaaatcccaatgaaattttttaaaagatcattttttatctaaaattgcacattttttcgcctatttgacatagaTACTTCTTATcaatcatgctttctatcataatcaagtaattctCTGCTGAATTGAGAAACTAATTccaggtgtagtgaggcaccttattaggtaaataaagcTAAGTGTAGTAAGAAAGGAGGAATGAgcatatatatacaatgaaaacaTATGGCTGCGTGGACCAGGAATAGAACCCGGGGACCCCTGTaactctagtcaggagctctaccactgaaCTACCCAGGCCAATATTCACGATCCATATAGCCCCCAACTACTACATATGTAGATAAACTAAGCTACATAGCTAAATCTAGTGATTGTACTGAACCTGACTGTATAAATGTGTGATGGGcatacattgtattatttttctcaataaatgtattaaattttggaaaataGCACACATACActttctcctctctctctcgcttgtacatacatgtatttattatatgtatatatgaaaaaattaagaacCCATGCATATTCTTTTCCCTAGAGAGTTTCAGTAATTGATTTATGCTAATGGGGAACCACAACAACCTGTATGGCTTTAGAATGATTTTCTGATTTTCTGTTTATAACTCGACATGCATGCTTAGAGTTAGTTGAATGGTACGAAGGTGATTAGAACACTGTCACACAATGTTGTCATAAAAAGAGATTGATGATGCATGTATTGCTAGTTAAAGACTGAAGGGTCCTCCACACATACTGACACACCTGGGAAAAGTTCTGCTTATAAAACCCAAACTTCCCAATTACTTAAAGATATGGAATCTAGCATGTGTTTGActtgaaaatgacagaaaaaatatttcaatttttgggggaaaaatcaattttttaaatggtaTACATATGTACtattattcatgaaaataaaagtccctGGTGTATTTGAACTTGGGACCTGCAGATCAGTAGATTGAAGCTACACCCATTGCACCACGGaggtaaacaacaaaatttgGCTATAAAAGCTGTTTCACAATGTGTTCAATTTGCCATGTTGTGACATACTGTcataaaaagtagaagtcacgGGACATTGAGGATCCTTAAATCCAAGTTGGTCTAACTGtcttttgttgattttgaatCTGTCCCTACATCCATGCAGTACTTGTTATTGTTCATTTCTTTCTCCACTGATTTCCTTCAGGTCTCTTTTTTCTGGTCCCCCATTTCGTCTTGAATTACATATTTATTGCAAGTTGGTGGCGGTTTCTGAATGCTGTCCTTGGAATTGAGGTGGGTGCGGCTACATACATGTCTATAAACCAAAGCCAACTGATTTTAATTACATGATTGTGTAGAGAAAGaagacaaaaatgttttttctaaGTAGCTCAGTCGTAATGACGTAATGATACGTTATTGATGTTATATATATTGTCTTTCTGTGACATAAGTAACATTCTGtgtacaataaaaaatgatttttctagCCAATATCAGGAAaagttacaaccagaattaaattttaattaatatataaatcataaattatataCTTGTAGTAATatgattataatatttatataccggtacatgcaaAGGATTCACTTTAATTAACagtataatttttaatgatagcTCCCTTGTTATATGCAACTTCAGGCAGAGTAATCTGTGacctatatatataattatatataaaactcGATCTTGGACTTTCTATCATCTTGATTTACTGGTACTGTTGCATCATATGAATCTGTATAAACACCTAGTTATTACCCACCACACTATATATTAATAGATAAATGCTATCAGGATGTCTACATTGCAAAGTTCAAGTAGATGTGATATATATAAATCCCATATTGTATCCTATGTGTTTCTGCAGTTTGAAGAAAATGAATTGATGGGACCAGCTAGCTCATGCAGTTATGTATATTAACTGACAGTCACTTTAGCTGTATGTATTTTAGCAAAATTAGGCCATCAAATATTAATTCCTTGGTTCTCAGGCCCAGACGCATCTGATTAAACTTTGGACATTGCCCATTTTCATTACTTAACAATGAATAACATAAAATTTCTGTAAAGCGCTTGCGAATTCTGGAAAAACATTGGATTTAGGAccacatagaaccattttaagaagaccttggactttcggaaGGGCTTAGCTATCTATTccttgtgtcaaaacaagttacaaATGAAGGGaattcaagtgaaatatgcaccgattgcgtagtcttagctcaaaaaccagacaaatcttgttaatttcaaagagccatggctgagtggctagcattgaaatagacaggcctacatcacattgctgtttgacacaactacccaaagtccaagctcttgttaaaatagttaTATTAGATACACAAGTCACTAAAACGCTTGACTTTAATAAAGATTGAACATTATTGTAATCTTCAGCATGTTCAAGGAACTGTTTTTTCCATTCGTGGAGTTGTTGATGTTTTGCAGTAAATGCGTTGTGCGGctcataattatcatttttacagaaaaaaactgAGGTTTACACGAGACATGTAACAACATATcataaaaagaatctctcatgatttgcgatggtataggattttttatccaacttgttgTGTGTCTTTCTATATCTGAATTATTTACCAATTACAAGGCTTGGGGATGGAAAACACACAACTTGTTGgataaaatcatataccatcggaAATCAATGCATGAGGGATCCTATATATATTGGATTTATACcctgttttatattaatttgcacataatactacatgtagctgTTATGATTAGTAAGGTTTTTTCTAAATTGATCTCAACTTGTACACAGTATTTATTCCATCATATTCATCGTGGCCAAAATTGCAATATCTTCGTAAAATGCATAGATACCATCAAAAAATGTCcttttatgttatttcatttataaggtATGAtggataaataacatttttatgataaaaaaaattctttgaggCTGAGAATCGGAAAACCTTTTAAAActagatttttttctgttcatttcGTACATCTTCAGCATGTATAAGGAGTGAACATTAATTGATAAGATTTTTATAAGTTATCACACttataatgcattatttacatgtatatatattaggtAAGGTAggcaaaaaaaatttgataataatacCTTATGATTATACCATTTAAAAGGTGATAACTACTGACAGCTGTTGTTAATGATGTGGATATAatctgtatgtatgtatgtgacTGTTGGGTATAAAGTAAACAttcatttaaaatctgaaattttgaaaatcctgAGTGATAATTCATTATTAAATAACATCGTGGAATGAAGTCATGATTCATATATAAAGTATAATTGCTGTTTTTAAAGATCCTGAGGTCGCCTGAGTCATTCAGGTAAACTTAATGCACTATAACCTAATGTTCATGCATGAAGCCATCCACCAGAATTGCTTATCTCAAGGCCATTGTCTGGGGCCTCAGGCCCAAGGATGGGGCTTATATGAccataaagtaaaatatattatttagaaTTAGAAAATCCACTCCTCATCAGCCACAGCAAAGGGAGAAAATTGAATGCCCGATTTATGATATACCCTTAACCTGAATCATGAAATACATGACACCCTGGCCCCACCATCAACTCTCCTCAAGTCAGTATTCAGCCTCTTGTCTGAGTTTGCACCTCAAACTTAAGCACTATTCTTACAAGGAATAGAGTTGAAGACCAAGTTGAGTGacttgaaaattttggtgacggcggggcctGGACCCTATTGTAACTGGTCTTTGTCTGTCCTCATTGCATGGTCGTGGGTTTaacaatttttccatttttaatgtctTGAAAACTACAAACTAAGCCAGTTGTTACCATTTTTAGTGTAATCATGTCTCTTTGGTACGatcaatttctgtaaaaaaatagTGGAATCATACTTGATGGATGTAAATACACTGTTATAGTATAAAATTGTAATGGTTGGGGTTATATAAACTGTTGATTTGGCCTCGATGGTAGCTCAGTGGAAGAGCTACTGACTGGAATTGCAGGGTCTCGGGTTTGATTCCCAATCCAGCCatatgtaaattacatttttataccatTATACTCATTCCTACTTTTCtatttactttacaacagataTGTTCTAAGGGGTATACCCTTTTTCACCCGATGTTCTGTGAACCAACTTGTATCCACAAGTGAAAAAATTTCACGAGGTTCGCAAAAGCCGCATTGTTGTTTATATTTCTCGCTGCAAACCAGTCCTTGTCAAATGGTTGTGCTAACAACACATGTCTGGGTACaactttttcatgaaaattagtTGTCGCAAACCAGTTTATCTTCAGTACCggtaaatcgcgaaataatGTTGTCGCAAataaattggtttacagtatatcaTTATCATGACTATCATTTTGAATGATCAGTTTGTTAACTATAGATCTGCATGCTTAATTGTATGATGATCATAATTTGCATCTTGTCATAGCTTAATTCATTTCTGATTCAAATGTTGAGGAACAGCAAGAGTCAGtgctaaaaattgttttaaataaatctacCAATTTGTTACATCTGTTCAATATGatctaaatttaccttgatCGAGTTGCTTctttttataccccccgcaaacaaagtttgggggggtatataggaatcaccctgtccgtccgtccgtctgtctgtgtctgtccgtccgtctgtctgcaatcgtgtccggtccatatctttcttatggagaaacattggaagttcttacttcacacaaagattgcttatgtcCTAAGGGTGtttcatgaccttgacccattcgggcaaggtcaaggtcactggcagaaaaaatgcaaaattcgtgtccagtccatatctttcttatggggaaacatggAAGTTTCTACTTCACATGAAGaatgcttatgacctaagggtgtgtcatgaccttgacccaaggtcatttgggcaaggtcaaggtcactggcagaaaaaatgcaaaattcgtgtctggtccatatctttcttatggggaaacattggaagttcttactacacacaaagattgcttatgatctaaaggtgtgtcatgatcttgacccaaggtcattcgggcaaggtcaaggtcactggcaaaaaaaaatgcaaaattcgtgtccggtccatatctttcttatggggaaacattggaagttcttacttcacacaaagattgcttatgattaaagggtgtgtcatgaccttgacccaaggtcaattgagaaagttcaaggtcattgtttcaaaaaagctaaattctgtctgtgtcatgtcttgtattaatggaaatataagaagctaaaaattaacagttttcaaaaataaagcagttgttatttatagaaaatggacagtgaaatagattcatccaatattttctgtaatagcaaaaatacacgcgttatgatttttttcttagcggggggtatcaattgtgagcttgctcacagtacctctagtttactTTTATCATTATTTACTTCAAAACTGTCACCATGAGATCATCAAATTATCAAGTTGCTTTGATATTTACACATAAAACTTATTTGTGAATAAGCACTAATTATATTTTGTAGGTAGTTAAACTTTTGACTTTCAGAAATTCACACCCCAGATATCCCTCCCATCCTCCGTTATGTTCGACATTTAGAGTTGTTAATTGTTTTAACTTACatctaaaatgtgttaattgaggaaatacatgttttctGTTACCACACTATGAATATTAATCAAAACAACTAGAcgctcgttgcgagcaacgaaaAGTTTTCCGTTTAAGTGCACCATAAAGTAGACTTTAGGGATAGTTGTTCTTTTCTATCATTTCTAAACACGTCATCAAATTCCATTTAACCctctataaaaataaaaatataaaaataaaacttatttgTGAATAAGCACTAATAATATTTTGTAGGTAGTAAACTTTTGACTCTTAAAAATTCACACCCCAGATATCCCTCCCATCCTCCGTTATGTTCGACATTTAGAGTTGTTAATTGTTTTAACTTACATCTTAAGTGTGTTAAGTgaggaaatacatgttttctGTTACCACACTATGAATATTAATCAAAACAACTAGAcgctcgttgcgagcaacgaaaggtcttccgtttaagTGCACCATAAAGTAGACTTTAGGGATAGTTGTTCTTTTCTATCATTTCTAAACACGTCATCAAATTCCATTTAACCCTCTATAAAAATTTCAATAGACATATGATTATACTTATTAATAAATGGACCGCTCTCTGACAAAACCGGGCTTATTGACATCGCTATTATGACGTAGAAAATCGCACTTGAAAAGTTGACGTCATTTTGCTGTTTCATGCTTTCAGCACATGTCAGTATAATCAATATTTAGTACGGGTTTAAAGAGTGCAGTGTCGTTGTGGAACATTTTGTTCAGGGATGGATTTCGAAATTGAggtaagcaaatattttttactaaACAAGATGTATGTTTTATTGACAATAGGCGTTAATTATTATGTTAAAGGTCATTGACTTACGGAGAGCCATTTTTAAGATTGCCGTCTCTGTTATGTTGACAGAATGTTCTTTTAGCTGTTCGTTCGCTCATATATGCTATATAAGTAAAGTAATGTGTATCAGTAatacaaaattcacaaaatcaGCCGAAGCCGGTattttgataatgtttgaaCTAAACGAACTTTCTGCATGAAAATTGCAAAGTTTTGTTCATCGATGCAATTATACATTGTCTGTGTATTTAAATATTGTACAAGCATTAGTATCCTTAAGAATAGTACTTTTAGAGTATTTTAGGGTAAAATGAGTagataaaaaatgtgttttaaagtaAGAAGGCAAACTTCTTTATTAGTTGTAGATAGTTTGCAAAAATATGACACTATTAGTTTCATCAGGAGATTGTAGTGTCCGTGGCGCAGTATGTTAGGTCGTTCTGCTGATGATCGTTACGTTTTGCTATCGGGTGTTCAAATCCCCGTGACatcgcatttttttttcttcagtagcattttgaatttatttcttcCTATAATATATTTggttaaacaataaatttaacaattataaaatttatttaccaaCATTTTTCTTACTCAGGAAAATAACATGTGAATCTTATTGCACATTAATTTTTctgtcaaaattaaaaaaaaaaaaaccaacaattaAACAAGCTCTGGGAAAAGAAATCATAAATAGCggatttaatatgtatatattcttaATGTAATAAGGACAAAAACCAGTTTATTATATGTACTTAATGTTCGTAGTTTTCTTCTCTCTGAGTATtaattataattgtttatttagtCAATTTTATCACGACAACCCACAATTATTAAGTATTGACATACACcaatttaatagaaaaaattgaaaaaaaaaacattctagGGTTTGCgtttttcattaaatgttaCAGTgtaattattgttttcatattcgtgtaaaatatttatttttattttattttcaggagCTAGAGAATTTCTTTTCTCAGCACTTTGGATGGACTCCAAACAGCACTCCTGCAGCTTCCCAGGTCACTGATCATGAAGATTCATCAGATGACGTGGACGACGATGGACCGGCTGATGACACTATTGATTTAGATCGACGGGTTATGCAGTTTCTTGATGATGCTGTCTTGTCGGATCCAAATTCAGATGATGGAGACAATGACGAAAATGAATACCAGAGAAGCTCAGCGTCCATTGAGAATGTACCTCTACCCCATGATGATCCTGATCTGTTCAGAATCAGAGAGGTAAAGATTCGTGGCTGCGGCTGTAAGAACAAGTGCGTTTCTATCTTCAGCGATGATACTTTGTACTCGCACATCCTAAACATGAGAGAAATGTCAAAGGAAGAAAAAGACATGTACATCATGGGATCGCTTGTGGACAGCTGCAAAGAAACGACAAAACGGGGAAAGAAAAGAATACGTTCCAGGCAGACTTTCATGTTTTCCGGGGAAAAGGTTTGCAGAAATACGTTCCTGCTTGTCTATGATATAGGGAAGCATTTTCTTCATAATATCATCACCCATAAGAATACACATGGAGTAACACCACGCAAGCATGGGAACCTAGGAAAGAAACCTAGCCATTCGCTACAATATGATGACATTAAGTTAGTTGTACAGTTCATCTCTAGTTATGCAGATGACTTTGGGTTACCACAACCAGCTGCCCCAAGAGGAAGAGATGACACTCCTCCCATATACATTCCATCCGATACAACGAAGAAGGACGTCCACGAGAAATATGTTGAAAGCTGTCCGAACGACCGACATGTGCGATATTCCACATTTTGCAACATCTGGAATCAGTGTCTTCCGCATATTAGAATAGCCAAACCAAGGGACGATGTATGTGCCACTTGTGAAAAACTTAGGAAAAGTGTTTTAGATGCAGTTTCAGAGGAGGAAAAGTTGGAGGCAGCAAGAAAGATGCAGGAACACATCACACATGCACAGGCTGAAAGGAAAGTGTACAACGATTGTGTGAAAAGGTCCCGGGACACATACCATTCACAAGACAGATTCGTCCATTACACGTTTGACTTCAGTCAGAATGTATGCATTCCTCATCATTCGCGGCAAATGGGCCCCCTGTACTTTCAGACACTTCGAAAAGTCCATATATTTGGTGTCCGCTCCGATGGAGAACCAAAACAACTGAACTTTCTTATAAACGAAAATGAAACTATCGGACCAGATGGAACCAAAGTGCATGGACCAGATTCTGTGATTTCTATGTTGGACTGGGCCTTACAAAACCACAATTCGGGCGAAACGTCATGCACAATACACGCTGATAACTGCTGTGGCCAGAATAAGAACCAGTATGTCATTGGATATTTTATGTGGCGAGTAATGACAAAGCAACACAACAGAATAGAGTTCAAGATGCAGATCCCCGGACACGCACGGTGCCTCATCGATGGAGGATTTGCTCTTCTCAAGAAGTTGTATAGGCGGTGTGATTGTGATAGCATTGGCCAACTTGAAGATGTTGTTAACAGATCATCTACTACTAACACTGCTGTGCGATATCCAGCGTGGCAATGGAGATCCTGGAAAGAGTATCTGGGCCAGTTTTTCAAACCAGTGAAGGGTATCCGCCAGTACCAACACTTTTCGTTCGATTCTAATGAGCCAGGCATTGTAACGGCGAAGAAGACTTGTGACGGAACCGAGGAGAAGATTGAGATTTTGAAAGATCAGGGATTTCAATTCAGAGAAATAAGAAGACCGGATGTACTTCCCGCTGGTGGACTGTCTGAATCTAGGGTGCGTTATCTCTACTCGCATGTGAGACCATTTGTGAGACCTGCTTTCCAGGAGGAGACGTGCCCCTCTACAGTCCAGTAGTAAACTTACTGAACTGAAACTTTACTTTTACACATTTTGATGTAAGCACTTTTTTCATGAGATGGTGgactttttattgtataaatctGATTTTTATAATAGAATTCATATATTAATTACACATTGAATATGATTTGAATATATAAGTTAACAAATATGAATTTGAAGAATGATTTAAAGTGAAggataattaaaatcaaattcctATTTTATGCTATGattgtttgtgtttattttttttaattcctacttggagaaaaaaatgatcaaatatGATTAACTACCGGATAATTTActaaagctttaaaaaaaaaagaaataatgtagTTCTATAAATTatacaactttaaaaaaattaacttagCACAtatctgaatgaaaaaaaaaaaatgtgcgcAACGTCAAGGTAATTTAAGTGACGTCATGACGTCCCAGTTATGAAGGATATCAAAACAACGTTTTTCAAAAGCTTGTAACAAGAAAACTAGATGGAATACAAGTTCCAAATTTGGAAATATTATTCTGTTGACCCATTCCCTcattttccaataaaaaaccaatttttgataaaaatgtcatTAAGACCCCTTTTTCCAGAGAGCGGTccaaattataatttaaaaagtcactattattgtgattttttaataaaactaaaTTGGAAATAAGTAAAATCtatcatttcaaatataaaatcata is drawn from Crassostrea angulata isolate pt1a10 chromosome 5, ASM2561291v2, whole genome shotgun sequence and contains these coding sequences:
- the LOC128184698 gene encoding uncharacterized protein LOC128184698, which produces MDFEIEELENFFSQHFGWTPNSTPAASQVTDHEDSSDDVDDDGPADDTIDLDRRVMQFLDDAVLSDPNSDDGDNDENEYQRSSASIENVPLPHDDPDLFRIREVKIRGCGCKNKCVSIFSDDTLYSHILNMREMSKEEKDMYIMGSLVDSCKETTKRGKKRIRSRQTFMFSGEKVCRNTFLLVYDIGKHFLHNIITHKNTHGVTPRKHGNLGKKPSHSLQYDDIKLVVQFISSYADDFGLPQPAAPRGRDDTPPIYIPSDTTKKDVHEKYVESCPNDRHVRYSTFCNIWNQCLPHIRIAKPRDDVCATCEKLRKSVLDAVSEEEKLEAARKMQEHITHAQAERKVYNDCVKRSRDTYHSQDRFVHYTFDFSQNVCIPHHSRQMGPLYFQTLRKVHIFGVRSDGEPKQLNFLINENETIGPDGTKVHGPDSVISMLDWALQNHNSGETSCTIHADNCCGQNKNQYVIGYFMWRVMTKQHNRIEFKMQIPGHARCLIDGGFALLKKLYRRCDCDSIGQLEDVVNRSSTTNTAVRYPAWQWRSWKEYLGQFFKPVKGIRQYQHFSFDSNEPGIVTAKKTCDGTEEKIEILKDQGFQFREIRRPDVLPAGGLSESRVRYLYSHVRPFVRPAFQEETCPSTVQ